The Phycisphaeraceae bacterium genome contains the following window.
CGGTAGTGCCTCGGCGTGTGAGGGATCAACACGAGCACCACCGATCGCTCTTGCCGCACGGACACGCTGCCCGAGTCTCGGATGTCCGTCTGGGTGGGAAGTCGCAACATCTGCTCGCCCAGCGAACGTGGTGCTGGCTCTTCTGGGCCCGCGAGGCGCGACAGGCCTGGAGTCGTTGTGACCGTCGGGGGGATTGGTGCCGGATCTGGCGTTTGATCTGGAGGAAGATCCGTCGGTCCGGTCATGGTGTCGCGCGCGGGTGCCGGACTGTTCGCAGCTGTGTTGAGTTGCTCCCAATCAATGCGCGGATCTTCGGGCACAAGCACGAGCGCGTGCGAGCCGACCAGATCGACGGTGAATCGCAGCCTGTGAAACAGCAACCCGTCGTCCTGAAATGTACGGGTGCGAGGTTCGATGATACTGGAAAAATACCGCCGCTCCGCCTGTTCATGTTGTGGCATCAACTCGACACGCAGGGCGGCATCGACCTGTGCCCCCTCCGGCGCGTCGTGCGTTCGAGGCACGAGATACGCGCGAGCCATCAGGCGCAACCGCCCAGGATCGAGTTCGACAATTCCACCTTCAACCGTCGTGTATCGCTCGTTGAGCGTCGGGCCCACCACCAGCGGCGTCCAGAAATGCAGCTGCCCCAGCCATTCCTGCTGCATGGTTCCAATCGTTCGCAACGACCCGAGCGTCATTTCAAGCTGATCGACCGGAACCGCAACAGCACGCAACCCGGCAGCCCGGAGGCGCCCCATCATCAGCGGATCAATGCCCGTCGCACGATCGGCGTGTGGCCCGAGTGCCAGCCCGATGCGCCCCCCTGCACTTTCGACAACGACGCGCCGCACCTCAAGCCCGATCGACGCCCCAACCACGACAGGCTCGGGCCGCTCCGTCACGGTCAGGGTCTGATCGGTACGCTCGGGCACGCGGCATCCCGCCATGCCCACAAGCATGAGCCCGAGCATCAGACTACGAGCGAAAAGCAGTTGCACGGTGTTCCTATTCGAGCGCCGGGCACCGGTTGATCCGGTCAATCAGCAGGCGAACCAAACCATATTTCCGGCGGTTATGAGTGAAAACCAGTCTCGGAAGACTCAGGTTGTCCTCTTCTGTGCGAAGCGGGCCGCTCTTCTCGATCGTGCCGGTCTTGATGAGCGACGCGAACTCGCGCGCGAGCATCGCAACGTCTTCATCCCGAATTTCGTGCTTGAGCCGAATGACAAGTTGATCGCGGACATAGCGCGACGAGTGATACACGCGATAAAACTGGTCGATGTGGTCGGCAGCGTCTTTCGGATCGCGTGCGATGTAGAACAGGTTGTCGTCTTCCGGGCTGATCCATCCGCGCCGCATCAGTTGATCGTCGACAAAAGTCTTCCATCCGGACCAGTAACCGGCAATGGCTTTGGATGTATCGCCGCCTGCGACGGCCCGACCTTCGACAGGTTCGCCCTCGACAAACACGATCGGAATAATGCTCGCCTTACCGGTCTGCACGAGTGTGAGCGTCTCATATGTTTCGTCGAGTGTGCCGAACCCGCCAGGAAAGCACACGACCGCCTCAGCCTGACTGAGAAACATCAATTTGCGTGTAAAGAAATAGCGAAAGTGAATCAGCTTCTCATCATCGGCGATGATGTCATTGGCCGTGGTCTCGAACGGCAGACGAATCGCAACTCCGAAACTGGCTTCGCGCCCCGGGCCCTCATGGCCCGCCTTCATGATGCCATCTCCCGCCCCGGTGATCACCATCCACCCTCGCTCGGCCATGATGCGGCTGAACGCGACGGCTGCCAGATAGTCCGGGTGGTCCTGGGGCGTGCGCGCCGAGCCGAAAATCGTCACCTTGTGCGGGTCCGGGTACTGCCCAAACACGCGAAAGGCGTAGCGCAACTCTTTCATCGCCGCAGTCATCAGTTTGAGTTCGCCGCGGTCCCGGCCGTCGGGCAGCAGCTTGAGCGCCGCTGTGATGAGCTCCCGAACGAGCCGCGCATCATATTCGTCGGCGGGGCCCGAGACGTCCTCGATCAGTTCGCGTACGCGATCCTGAATCTGTCCATCATCAGCCCGGCGCTGCGACCCGACTTCGGGCGGGGCGGCGCTTTGCTCCCGGGGTTGTGTGGACGCAGGCGGGTCAAGTTCGGTTCTGTTGTGTTCATTGCTCATGGCTTTTCAGACTCGTCTGGTTGTGCATAGGCATCGACGACGCGCGAGATCTGCTCGCTGCTCAAGCGCGCCCGTTCACGATAGCGCAGTGCACGCTGCTTGATATCGCGAAGCAGTTTTTCCTGTTCATTCGGCTCCCACCCCAGCACCGAGAGCACCGCACGCCGCGTGGTCATGAATTGTTCTGTACGAATCTTCGGCGAACGCGCCGTGCCTTCAATACGTACCGTCACCAATTCATCGCGCACACTGTCGAGCACTTCGCTCACGAGCGGAATTCGCCGCACCGCACGGCTGTTGATCCGGAGATCGAGTTCCTGCGATGCCAACGACAGAGTGCCATAGCCAAGGAGTTCAATTGAGCGGGAGAGCACGCTGAGTTCTTCAAGCGTTAATGCATCATCACGAATGTAAAACTGCGCCCGCGCGATATCGAGCAGTTCCCCGCGAGGCAGTTGCAGGTTGCTGACCTCGATAAGCGGCACAAGCAGCGGCAGCCTCAGCACGCGCCCCTTGCTGATCTGCACCTGCCCCATGCCGCGTCGCGCCCCTCCGAGTTCGCCATAGAGCGTCAGCTGCGCATCGATCACACCACGCGATTCATCCGCTGCCGTCGTCGGGTCGGGCTCGGCGGTATCGAGCGATAGATCCGCAAGTACCGGGGCCAGGCGGACGCTTGACATCAGCGCGTGCAGGTCAAATCGTGGAGCCTTGGCGCCCGCGTCGCGCCATACCACCGCCGAGCCTACAACTCGACCATCGTGCGCCGTCGCGCTGAATGGACCAACCTCCACCGCCTCACCATCAAGGCTCGACTTCACGGCACAAACCGCCCCGAGCAACCAAATTCCAGCCGCTCGCAACCGATCCGCCTCGATCTGCATCTCGAACCGCGGCGACTCGAAACTCGGATGCTGATGCACCGAAAACGCAATGCGCCCATCAAGTTCCGTAACATCAACGCCGATCGACGCGCTCGCGTTCTCGACAATAACCTCGCCGACGGTGTTCACTTCGATCCCTGTGGACCTCTTGCCAACGAGCAGTTGTGTGTCGCGCACCAGCAGCGGGCCAGCCACATCTATTGAGATCGCATCGAGAATAGAACCAAAGTCATCAGGCACGAGACTTCGAAGACTTGGCGGCAAGCCGGTCGCCTGCATATCTACCCTCAGGTCGGCATCAAAGCCGGACTCCTCCATGACCTCAAACGTCCCTCGTAGCGTCCCAGACCACTGCTCGCCCGACAGGTGCAGTTCCTCAACGCGGCCCTTGCCGCCGAAAAGCACAATCTGCCCCGAAGACTCGCGCACACGCACCCGATGTCCTGCCGGGCCGAACTCGAATGCACGCGGCCGGATATCGATCTGACTCGCGCGAACTTCATCATCCGATTCGATCTCGACGCGCAGATCCAGCACACCCGCTGGCTGCTGCTCGCGCCATGTCCTGGTAAACTCTGGAATCAATCGTGATACAAGCAGCTCAGCGCCGATCGATTCGATGCGTCCCTCATTCACCTCGATCTCAGCCTTGCCAGCACCATTCTCCGCATCAAACACGCCGCTGGCCGTCACCAGCCCAACCGCCTCACCATCGACAGCAAAAATGCCCCCGAAACGATCCATCGCAAGAGTGGTGCGTTCGTCGCGCGTCAGGATGAGCGAGCCTTGCGTCTTGATAATGCCAAAACGATGATCCCACGCGCTCACCTCGACATCGACACCGTCACGCATAGACAACACGATTGGCGAATGCGCATCCGTCCGCGAAACCGACGCATCGACCCGCCCCGCTGGTGCATGAGCCGCTCGCAATGTGGCAACACGTCGCGCAGTCTCAACATCAACGATCCCAACCAGATTCTCGATCGGAAGCGATAACTCGAACGAGGGCAGCAGCACTCTCGCCTGCTCGATTTCCGGTCGGCCGGCCTCGATCTCAAGCCCGAGCACGACGTGGGCTTCAACACGGCTCGCAACTCTCGTCACCTCGCCATCACCATTCGGAATGCCAGTCGATGTGGCCTGAGCGCCCAAATGCACTTCGACGGCTTTATTGTTCGCCTTGACGATGCCTTCGATCTCTTCGAGTCGCAGGCCCACGGACGAATCGGGATCGACCTGCGCCGGGCTTGCAGACACCCCTCGGGGAACGATCTCGATGTGAAGCGAGTTCAACTCATCGCTGCCTTCGCGCTGCGAGAACGAAGCCTCGCAATCCACCTCGCCCGCAAGACCAAGGCGGCCGAGCAGCTCGCGCACACTCAACGCGCTTTGGTTGCGCTGTTGAGCCTCGGGCAATGCGTCAATCAGCATTGCCGTGAGCGGCACTCCTCGGGCCGTCACCTGCACATCCGACGACCGTTCTTCACCTTCAAGTTGCGCTCGAGCGGTGACGTGAGCGACGCCGCCTTCGACGCCTTTGAACACGCCGCTCGTGAGTTCCGCCTCGCCGTCGACGATGCGAATCGCTACCAGTTCAGCCAGAATCGGCAACGGAAAATGCTCGGGCACGAAACCGACACTCGGAAGTTCGATGCGAATTTCACGATCCCAGATGCTCTCGGCACCAAAGTGTCGATGAATGTAGACGTTGACCGTACCCACACCACCCACATCAAACGCGGGTGTCTGCAGCAGAACGTCGAGTTCGTCAGCCCTCGCTGCTGCCGCCTCAATCTCACCCGGCGCGATCTCGTTGCGACGCAACTGCGCACGCAGCCGATTGCGTTCACTCGTCCACAATCGGCCCTGACGACCGGTCACAATGCGGCCATCATCAATCAGCCTCTGATACCCCTCGCGACTGAGCAGCGCGTCGTACAGCGTTCGGTTGCGCTCGCTCAATCCAGCGCGGAGTTTGGCATCGAGAGGCACATCTGTCGCCCTGACGTTGATGATCGCCTCCGCATCGTCGCCGAGTGGTGCAACCCATCCGTCGGCCTCGATCTTCGAGCCATTGGTCGACCGCCCGCGAACGTACTTGATCGTCAGGCGATCGGCATCGAGCAGAAACAAGCCTTCGAGATCAACAAACTCATAAGGGAACTCTCGGTACGACGCCACGCCATTAAAGAGGCGAATCTCGCCGCTGGTCTCGATCTCGCTTCCCGGCTGCGAGGCGCGATTGAAGACCAGATCGAGCTCGACTTGCGCAACAGGATTCGAAAAGATCTGAAGTTGCTCGCGCACATACTCCGGCAGGTAACTCAATCGGCCGATGTTCTCCGTCAACTGAACGCGCCCGACGCTGATAGCGCACTCAAAGGCGCTGGCGAGGCTTGCGTCGGGTCCACTGATGAGCGCGGTCGTGGGCACGCCGTCAAGAAGCCCGGAAACTTTCGCCTCGAATCCGCCCGGATCAAGCCTGATAAACCCCGACACTCCGGTCATGCGAGAGTTCTGCACCGGCAGTTCATCAAGCGGGAGCGTCAGTTCCACCTCGCTCAACCGGACCAGAATCTCCACGCCGGTGGCGCGGTTGACGACGACGCGAGTCGGTTCGACGCGGCCCGCAAGCGCCAGCCGCCGATGCAATTCACGATACCGCGTAGGCACCGCCTCGTTGGGCCACGATGCAAGATCAAGTTCATCGATCAGCACTTCGACATCGTCGGGCATGATGCGCCCGCTGAGTCTCGAATCTTCGCTCCCGCCAAGGCCGTGAATCACCTCGAACTCATACGAATCTGCCTGATCCGAAGGCCGAAATGTGCCCTTGATCGGAATGCGCCGCAGCGAGGTGTACCTCGCATCCGTGTGCTCGCCGAGTTCGATAATGCCGCCGATGATCTCGATTGCGGGCAGCGCCGCGTTTGACGTCTGGTCCTGCTGCCTGAATCTCAGTTCGCGAAGATTGAGCCAGCCGTTGTCGATCGACTGACTCACACGCACCATCGGCTCTTCGATCAGGAGTCGCTCGACCACCGGACTGCCCGAGAGCAAGCCACGCGTCTCGATTCTGACTGTGCGAGCAGAAATCACTTCTCCAGCTGTTCCAGGGACACCCCGCACCCGCACAGTCACATCAGAAAGCACAATGTGACCATCAAGCCCGATCGAGACCCGCGCCAGATCCAGATCCGCATCGACCATGCTTGACAGTTCACCGAGAATGAACGAGCGGGCTGCCGACCCCCGGGTCACGAACATCAGACCCGCAAACACCAGCCCCGCAAGGAGCACCGCCACGCACAGAAGCACAACCACCATCCGCGCGCGCGAAACTTTCTTGACCGGCGACTCAACGGGGGACGTATCGCAAATTTCCATCTCTGTCGATGCTAGCGGGTTGAGCACCCACATACGACCCGTCGTATCGCATTTGACCAGACAAAATCCGTACGTCTATGATTGGGTCATGGCCAAAACCCGTTCAGTCTTTGCCTGTCGGTCCTGTGGTTCGACGTTCCCGAGATGGATCGGGCGCTGCCCTGATTGCGGTACCTGGGACGCACTCGAAGAGCAGAAGCCGATTGATTCTGCGACTGCCCACCTCGCAGGCTGGACGGGCCAGGCACCCGAAGCCCGGTCAATTGCCGACATCGGAGCCGATGTGGATGTTGAACGCATGAGCACCGGCATTGGGGAACTCGACCGTGTCTTTGGAAGTTCATCGGGCGGGCATGCCGGGCTTGTGCGCGGTTCGGTGGTGCTTGTCGGCGGCGAGCCGGGGGTCGGGAAATCAACTCTTCTGCTTCAGGCTGCTGCCGGTTGGGCGTCGCGCGGACACCGGGTGCTGTATGTGTCGAGCGAGGAGTCGGCTGAGCAGATTCGCCTTCGGGCGGATCGGCTGGAACTGGGTGCTCCACGAGAATTGTTCCTGCTGGCCGAGACAAGTCTGGAGCGCATTGCCGAGCAAGCCCGCGTGTCCAAACCTGCGATTGTGCTGATCGATTCGGTGCAGATGATCGCCAGTTCGCGAGCCGAGGCCGCGCCCGGAAGCATGACCCAACTGCGCCAATGTGGAGCCGATTTCGTCACGCTGGCCAAATCTTCGGGCATGGCTGTGGTGCTGGTGGGGCACGTCACCAAGGACGGCCAACTGGCCGGTCCTCGACTGCTTGAGCATCTGGTTGATGCTGTTCTGTACTTCGAGGGTGATCGTCTGGCAGCAGCGCGTGTGGTGCGGGCGGTGAAAAACCGATATGGAGCCACACTCGAACTGGGCATTTTCGGAATGACCGGCCGAGGCCTGGCCGAACTCCCCGGTGGCGCGAGTGTCCGCGCCGGGTCAGATGCACCCCGACCAGGCGTGGCGGTCTGCCCGGTCATTCATGGCTCACGCTGCGTGCTGGCAGAAGTTCAGGCCCTCACGGCAACTGGATTCGTCGGAGCAGCCAAACGCAAGAGTTCAGGCCTCGATAGCAGCCGCCTTGCAATGTTGATCGCGGTTCTGGAACAGCACGGTGGAATACGTCTTGCCGATCGGGATGTGTTTGCTCAGGTGGTGGGGGGCTTGAGGGTGGTCGAGCCGGCTGCGGATTTGGCCGTCCTGCTGGCCATCGCGGGCGCGGAACGCCGCAAGGCACTCGAGCGCGGGGTGTGTGCAGTCGGTGAGGTCAACCTCTCGGGACAAGTCACTGGTGTGCCTCAACTTGAGCAGCGCTTGACCGAAGCCGGCCGCATGGGCTTCGGCCGGGTTCTCCTGCCATTTTCACACGAGGTTGTACGGCAGCGCGGTGTTGAAGTGACCCCGATCCGGTCAGTGCAGGACGCCCTCGAGCATCTCTCCTGAAGGCACGAAGTGAGCCAATCCTGACGCGACTCTTGACACAGTAAGCATTTTTCGGGATCATGCCATTATGGAGCATGGCACCGTGTGGAGTTCATGCGTCCAATCACCTTCGGCGTCTCGAGAGGGGTTTCCATGACTTCAGATCGTCGGCAGTGCTTCGCCGCGGCGAGGCCTCGGGCTGTTTCATTGATTCTGGGCTGTGGTTTGGCAATTGCTGCCGCTCCGGTGGCCAGTGGGCAAGTTCAGTGGCGATCCGGGCCACAAACCATTGCTGTACCGATGAATGCAACCAGCATTGAGCGCGAAATCAAGCGACTGACACACCCCGAATCACCACGTCACATTGTCATTCAGCTCTCGGGTCCGACGACCCAAAGCCAGCGTGAAACCCTCGCGTCAATGGGCGTTCGTCCAGTCCGGGCCCTGGGTGGCAATGCGTATCTGGCTACGGTCGCGCCGAGCGTCAACGCCCAGCGTGCAGCGTCCTCGGGGCTGTTGACGCATGTCGAGGAACTCCCCGCGCGTCGCAAGATGCACCCAGACCTGAACGCCGGCATCCTGCACGACTGGATGATCGTCGAGGATCTGAACGTGATCCGTGACAAAGCGGTCGGAGAAGGCTTGTCGCCCGAGGAGATCGACAAGCGCGTCAGCAACCCGCTGGTCGCTGTCTATGTCTCGTTCCACGATGACGTGGACGCCCTCGGAGCCGGGTTCAATCTCGTGCAGCAGATGGGCGGCGAAGTCATCAGTGTGGTCGAATCGATCAACACACTCGTTGTACACATGTCGCGAGCCCGCATCGAGGCATTGGCCAACGAAGACAGCGTCATGTGGATCGAGCCGCCCCTGCCCAGGATGAGCCCCACCAACGATTCGGTGAGACAGATTCTGGGCACCGAGACGATCAATGCAGCACCGTATGGCCTGACTGGCGCGGGCGTGCGCGTGCTGGTTTACGACGCAGGCACAGCGACCCCTTCGCACCCCGATCTCGCGGGCCGCCTCACGATCGGCGACACGAGCGGCACCGGCACGCATGCCAGCCACGTCGCGGGCACCGTCGCTGGCAGCGGCGCGGCATCCAGTGGAACGTTCCGCGGGCAAGCCCCGGCGGCACACATCGTGGCCTACGGCTTTGAAGTCGCCGGTGGGCTCCAGCCCGGCTTCCTCTACACCGATCCCGGCGATCTCGAAGCGGATTACAACCAGGCCATCAATACGCACAGCGCGCATATCTCCAACAACTCGATTGGCTCAAACGTCGAGTCCAATGGCTATAACTGCGCGTGGCAAGGCGACTATGGCGTCACCGCATCGCTCATCGATGCCATCGTGCGAGGCAGCCTCGGCAGCCCGATGCGCATCGTCTGGGCTGGCGGAAACGAGCGCCAGGGCAGCCGGTGCAATGTCGAAGGTCACGGGCAGTTTTACTCAATCGCGCCGCCCGGTTCTGCCAAGAACCACATCACGGTCGGCGCGCTCAACTCCAACGACGACTCCATGACCAGTTTCTCCAGTTGGGGACCGACAGACGACGGACGCATCAAGCCCGACATCTCAGGCCCCGGGTGCCAGTCCAACGGCGACACAGGCGTGACCAGCATGAACGGCTCATCCGGTTATACCGTCATGTGCGGCACATCCATGGCAAGCCCGGCTGTTGCGGGCGTCAGCGCACTGCTCATCGAACAGTGGCGTCTCTCTCGACCCAGTACGCCGGACATGCGCAACGCAACCCTCAAAGCCATTCTCGCCAACTCCGCGGTCGATCGTGGAAACGCAGGGCCTGATTATCAGTTCGGCTACGGCTCGGTCCGCGCACAGCCCGCAGCCGACACGATCATTCAGCACCGCGTCATCGAGACCCCGATCGCACAAGGGCAGACACAGTTCTACATTGCGGTCGTCGAACCGGGCCAATCCGAGCTCAAGGTCACGGTGGCGTGGGACGACGTGCCAGCGACGCCATTGACCAACAACGCCCTGATCAACGACATCGACCTGCGCATCGTCGGGCCCACCGGCACGATCCACATGCCATGGACGCTCAACCCCGCCAACCCGTCGGCGCCCGCGGTGCAGACAACGGTCGATCGCATCAACAACATCGAGCAGGTCGCGATTGTGAATCCGGCTCCGGGCGCGTATCGCATCGAAGTCGTCGGCTTCAATATCGCGCAAGGCCCCGATCAGCCCGTCGGCATCGCGTCGAGCCATCAGCTCTTCGCGTGCTCCTCCGAGGGCATCGTCGCGATGAGCGGCTCGCGCTTCGCCTGCTCGGCGGTTATCAACATTGACGTGATCGACTGCGACCTCAACGCCGATGACAATGTCATCGACATCGCCAGCGTGAATGTCTCCAGCACGTCCGATCCCATCGGGATCACGGTTCAGGTCACGGAGATCGGGCCGGAGGTTGCTGTGTTCCAAGGCTCGATCACGATCAGTGGCTCGCCGAGCTTCGGCCAACTGCTTGTTCAGGAAGGCGACACGATCACCGTCACCTACATCGATGCGGACGACGGGCTGGGCGGGTCGAATGTCCTCGTCACCGCCAACGCCATCGTGGACTGCACGCCTCCAAATCTGATCGCGACCAATGCCTCCGAGGTCTTGCCTCGCAGCGCGGTCATCGATGTCGAGTTCGACGAGCCGGCGCGGACAACCTTGTGGTACGGCACCAGCCCCGGAAATCTGACTAGCAGCGTCGAGCGGGCTCAAGGCCTCACGACGCACGCGATTCCTGTCGCGGGCCTCGTTGACAACACCACCTATTACTACGCCATCGATATGCAGGACTTGGCGGGCAATACCTCGTTCGACGACAACGGCGGGCAGGCCTACGCCTTTACCACTCCCGAAGTCCCGGACTTCTTCACGCAACAGTTCACCAGCGGCTCCGCCCTTGTCGGCAAGTCCGTCACCTTCTATGCGGGCACATCAACGGTGGATTACTACACCTCATGCGCCGAACCCCTCTCGGGCGGTCTCCCGACCGATCCGGCGGGCGGCACGGCCATCACCCTTGGCGATGACTCCAGTGTCTCGATTCTCGTTGGCAGCGGACAAAGCGTTTCGCTCTACGGAACCGCATACACATCGTTCTTCGTCGGGTCGAATGGCTATATCACGTTCGGGTCGGGCGACTCGACGTATTCCGAATCGCTGGCTGCCCACTTCGATCGCCCGCGCATCAGCGGGTGGTTCGACGACCTTAACCCGGGGGCAGGCGGACAGGTGAGTTACAAGCAACTTCCAGATCGCATGGCTGTCACATGGCTCAATGTGCCCGAGTACAGCACCACCAACAACAACACCTTCCAGATCGAACTGTTCTTCGACGGCATGATTCGCATCAGTTACCTCAACATGGCTTCGCAGGACGGCATCGCGGGTCTTTCGGCCGGTGGAGGCCTTGATCCCGACTTCTTCCCCTCCGATCTCGCAAGCACTGCCGGTTGCGGCCCGCGTCCGCCATCGGCTTCGCACATCGCCGTCCAAACTCCGGTCGGTCAGGCTGTGGGCGTGACGCTGCAAGCCACGGATGACGGGCTCCCCCATGGCACACTCGAGTACATTGTCACCTCGCTTCCCGCGGGCGGTCAGATGCGTGATGCTGGCACGAATGCAGCCATCAACACAGTGCCCTATGTACTCAGCGGCGACAGTGTGACCTATACCCCGCCGTTCAACTATCAGGGCAACGTCACGTTCAACTATCGCGCAGACGACGGTGGCACACCTCCGGACGGCGGGCTGTCCAATGTCGCTACCGTTACCGTCACCATCGGCGGGCCTCAGGTGATCTACCAGTTCCTGGTCGACGACACCAACCCCGGCTGGTCGACGATGGGTCAATGGGCATTCGGTCAGCCAACCGGCCAAGGATCTGGCA
Protein-coding sequences here:
- the radA gene encoding DNA repair protein RadA codes for the protein MAKTRSVFACRSCGSTFPRWIGRCPDCGTWDALEEQKPIDSATAHLAGWTGQAPEARSIADIGADVDVERMSTGIGELDRVFGSSSGGHAGLVRGSVVLVGGEPGVGKSTLLLQAAAGWASRGHRVLYVSSEESAEQIRLRADRLELGAPRELFLLAETSLERIAEQARVSKPAIVLIDSVQMIASSRAEAAPGSMTQLRQCGADFVTLAKSSGMAVVLVGHVTKDGQLAGPRLLEHLVDAVLYFEGDRLAAARVVRAVKNRYGATLELGIFGMTGRGLAELPGGASVRAGSDAPRPGVAVCPVIHGSRCVLAEVQALTATGFVGAAKRKSSGLDSSRLAMLIAVLEQHGGIRLADRDVFAQVVGGLRVVEPAADLAVLLAIAGAERRKALERGVCAVGEVNLSGQVTGVPQLEQRLTEAGRMGFGRVLLPFSHEVVRQRGVEVTPIRSVQDALEHLS
- a CDS encoding LOG family protein, with the translated sequence MSNEHNRTELDPPASTQPREQSAAPPEVGSQRRADDGQIQDRVRELIEDVSGPADEYDARLVRELITAALKLLPDGRDRGELKLMTAAMKELRYAFRVFGQYPDPHKVTIFGSARTPQDHPDYLAAVAFSRIMAERGWMVITGAGDGIMKAGHEGPGREASFGVAIRLPFETTANDIIADDEKLIHFRYFFTRKLMFLSQAEAVVCFPGGFGTLDETYETLTLVQTGKASIIPIVFVEGEPVEGRAVAGGDTSKAIAGYWSGWKTFVDDQLMRRGWISPEDDNLFYIARDPKDAADHIDQFYRVYHSSRYVRDQLVIRLKHEIRDEDVAMLAREFASLIKTGTIEKSGPLRTEEDNLSLPRLVFTHNRRKYGLVRLLIDRINRCPALE
- a CDS encoding S8 family serine peptidase, with protein sequence MNATSIEREIKRLTHPESPRHIVIQLSGPTTQSQRETLASMGVRPVRALGGNAYLATVAPSVNAQRAASSGLLTHVEELPARRKMHPDLNAGILHDWMIVEDLNVIRDKAVGEGLSPEEIDKRVSNPLVAVYVSFHDDVDALGAGFNLVQQMGGEVISVVESINTLVVHMSRARIEALANEDSVMWIEPPLPRMSPTNDSVRQILGTETINAAPYGLTGAGVRVLVYDAGTATPSHPDLAGRLTIGDTSGTGTHASHVAGTVAGSGAASSGTFRGQAPAAHIVAYGFEVAGGLQPGFLYTDPGDLEADYNQAINTHSAHISNNSIGSNVESNGYNCAWQGDYGVTASLIDAIVRGSLGSPMRIVWAGGNERQGSRCNVEGHGQFYSIAPPGSAKNHITVGALNSNDDSMTSFSSWGPTDDGRIKPDISGPGCQSNGDTGVTSMNGSSGYTVMCGTSMASPAVAGVSALLIEQWRLSRPSTPDMRNATLKAILANSAVDRGNAGPDYQFGYGSVRAQPAADTIIQHRVIETPIAQGQTQFYIAVVEPGQSELKVTVAWDDVPATPLTNNALINDIDLRIVGPTGTIHMPWTLNPANPSAPAVQTTVDRINNIEQVAIVNPAPGAYRIEVVGFNIAQGPDQPVGIASSHQLFACSSEGIVAMSGSRFACSAVINIDVIDCDLNADDNVIDIASVNVSSTSDPIGITVQVTEIGPEVAVFQGSITISGSPSFGQLLVQEGDTITVTYIDADDGLGGSNVLVTANAIVDCTPPNLIATNASEVLPRSAVIDVEFDEPARTTLWYGTSPGNLTSSVERAQGLTTHAIPVAGLVDNTTYYYAIDMQDLAGNTSFDDNGGQAYAFTTPEVPDFFTQQFTSGSALVGKSVTFYAGTSTVDYYTSCAEPLSGGLPTDPAGGTAITLGDDSSVSILVGSGQSVSLYGTAYTSFFVGSNGYITFGSGDSTYSESLAAHFDRPRISGWFDDLNPGAGGQVSYKQLPDRMAVTWLNVPEYSTTNNNTFQIELFFDGMIRISYLNMASQDGIAGLSAGGGLDPDFFPSDLASTAGCGPRPPSASHIAVQTPVGQAVGVTLQATDDGLPHGTLEYIVTSLPAGGQMRDAGTNAAINTVPYVLSGDSVTYTPPFNYQGNVTFNYRADDGGTPPDGGLSNVATVTVTIGGPQVIYQFLVDDTNPGWSTMGQWAFGQPTGQGSGNRDPNSGFTGLNVYGYNLNGDYPNNLAEQYLTTNALDFTDITEVKVSFERWLAIESATYDRATVRISNNDGATWTTIWSHTGGSVSPSSWTSVEYDISQWADNQPNVRLRWVMGTTDSSVVYPGWNIDDIRFWGVVPLNPCVADFNGDGEINFFDVQLFLTAFSSQNPIADLNGDQSFDFFDVQIFLQAFSAGCP